The following are from one region of the Magallana gigas chromosome 4, xbMagGiga1.1, whole genome shotgun sequence genome:
- the LOC105346471 gene encoding uncharacterized protein, which produces MAVLRLFVIILAATCCMCYPQENRLLWKLETDSHTISKRDHDDDCSLDVYFCPKTSPSVMTPGDPSQGQDLFRKDFFDDVCSSIPEFLKCAEDYHDNRSQVCEDRVRSVVKLLSLREMTLCKSPILPIAREIRPCLNRKVTTLTPFYERVMDLIISSERNTTYRITKTNFCQSYREIIEDLPSSFLETYSVPV; this is translated from the exons ATGGCTGTGTTACGTCTGTTTGTTATCATTTTGGCCGCCACATGTTGCATGTGTTACCCTCAAG AAAACAGGTTGCTATGGAAACTCGAAACAGACTCCCATACTATATCCAAGAGAGATCATGATGACGATTGCTCGCTAGACGTTTATTTCTGTCCCAAAACATCGCCAAGTGTGATGACACCAGGTGACCCGAGTCAAGGGCAAGATCTCttcagaaaagatttttttgacGACGTGTGCAg TTCCATCCCGGAATTTCTCAAATGTGCCGAAGATTACCATGACAACAGAAGTCAAGTGTGTGAAGACCGGGTACGATCAGTCGTGAAACTGCTGTCTTTACGTGAAATGACATTGTGCAAAAGTCCAATACTTCCTA TAGCCAGAGAGATTCGACCGTGTCTAAATAGAAAAGTAACAACGCTAACTCCATTCTATGAAAGAGTCATGGATCTGATTATTTCATCTGAACGAAATACGACCTACCGTATAACCAAAACTAACTTTTGTCA GTCATACCGAGAGATAATCGAGGATCTACCCAGCTCTTTCTTGGAAACGTATTCCGTTCCAGTGTGA